Proteins encoded together in one Sphingomonas radiodurans window:
- a CDS encoding methyltransferase family protein produces the protein MYHDVTLAAASRADPRPASAVSHGVGLAGLAGLIGWIAVARAYGMDGPYAALMNLVACGVPMVLWSLLVDKVHRRVSTGIEWTNVAPWRETIDVSLVKLVGLWATWAGIALIYATGRFYWEGNFSFAMWCFGVAAPWLFIASVPYVIWLDRRLVEPRDGTWALGAWLTHTGTAAPEAIYNHLRSWGVKAFFLAFMLAIVPPGFAEFVRTPTFGIFADPVRLAQWLITFMFVIDVAFATVGYMLTMRPLDAHIRTANPYAAGWMAALMCYPPFLLMDAGGPLDYHPGTAEWTYWLQGHPVALAIVGAVLVVLTGIYAWATMAFGIRFSNLTHRGIMTHGPYAWSRHPAYLTKNLFWWISTIPLLSTGSMVDAARATLILGVVSGIYYWRARTEERHLGADPAYREYSDWIERNGPVPRFFRWIRGRPRVTA, from the coding sequence ATGTATCACGACGTTACGCTCGCCGCCGCCAGCCGTGCCGATCCGCGACCGGCATCGGCTGTGTCGCATGGCGTCGGGCTGGCGGGGCTCGCCGGGCTGATCGGGTGGATCGCAGTGGCGCGCGCTTATGGCATGGACGGGCCGTATGCGGCGCTGATGAACCTGGTGGCGTGCGGCGTGCCGATGGTGTTGTGGTCGCTGCTGGTCGACAAGGTGCATCGCCGCGTCTCGACCGGGATCGAGTGGACCAACGTGGCGCCGTGGCGCGAGACGATCGACGTGAGTTTGGTGAAGCTCGTCGGGCTTTGGGCGACATGGGCTGGGATCGCGCTGATCTATGCCACCGGGCGGTTTTACTGGGAGGGGAACTTCTCCTTCGCGATGTGGTGCTTCGGGGTAGCGGCGCCGTGGCTGTTCATCGCATCGGTGCCCTATGTGATCTGGCTCGACCGGCGGCTGGTAGAGCCGCGCGACGGGACGTGGGCGCTCGGCGCGTGGCTGACGCATACCGGGACGGCGGCGCCCGAAGCGATCTACAACCATCTGCGGTCGTGGGGGGTGAAGGCGTTCTTTCTCGCCTTCATGCTGGCGATCGTGCCGCCGGGCTTTGCTGAGTTCGTACGCACACCAACGTTCGGCATCTTCGCCGATCCGGTGCGGCTGGCGCAGTGGCTGATCACGTTCATGTTCGTGATCGACGTGGCGTTCGCGACGGTCGGCTATATGCTGACGATGCGACCGCTCGACGCGCATATCCGCACCGCCAACCCCTATGCGGCGGGGTGGATGGCGGCACTGATGTGTTATCCGCCGTTCCTGCTGATGGATGCGGGCGGGCCGCTGGACTACCACCCGGGCACGGCGGAATGGACGTACTGGCTGCAGGGGCATCCGGTGGCGCTTGCGATCGTGGGCGCGGTGCTAGTGGTGCTGACCGGCATCTATGCCTGGGCGACGATGGCGTTCGGCATCCGCTTTTCGAACCTGACGCATCGCGGGATCATGACGCACGGGCCCTATGCTTGGTCGCGGCACCCAGCGTATCTGACGAAAAACCTGTTCTGGTGGATCTCAACGATCCCGCTGCTGTCGACCGGATCAATGGTGGATGCTGCGCGCGCGACTCTGATCCTGGGGGTGGTGAGCGGGATCTATTACTGGCGCGCGCGGACCGAGGAGCGGCATCTGGGCGCGGACCCGGCGTATCGCGAATACAGCGACTGGATCGAGCGGAACGGGCCTGTGCCGCGATTCTTCCGGTGGATCAGGGGGCGGCCGCGCGTGACCGCTTGA
- a CDS encoding glutamate-5-semialdehyde dehydrogenase yields the protein MATDARHAAAWLAQTPTEHRRAALREAASAIRAAVDTILAANAADMAKAEANGLSPAMLDRLRLDAGRVAAMADGVAIVATLADPVGEVIDTATRPNGLVLSRVRVPIGVIGIIYESRPNVTADAAALCVMSGNAVILRGGSEAVESNAAIHHAFCAGLEAAGVPAAAVQRIATTDRAAVGAMLAAEGAIDLIIPRGGKSLVARVQAEARVPVLAHLDGINHIFVHASADPSMAEAIVVDAKMRRTGVCGAMETLLIDSSYPDPARLIAALTAAGCEVRGDDRVRALASVGPAADADWDTEYLEAICAVAIVDDLDAALAHIARHGSRHTDAIVTTDAGVAERFLAEVDSAIALWNASTQFADGSEFGLGAEIGIATGRLHARGPVALEGLTTYKWIGRGTGQVRG from the coding sequence ATGGCCACTGACGCGCGCCACGCCGCCGCCTGGCTCGCGCAAACCCCGACCGAGCACCGCCGCGCCGCACTGCGCGAAGCCGCCAGCGCGATCCGCGCCGCCGTCGATACGATCCTCGCGGCCAACGCGGCCGATATGGCGAAGGCCGAAGCGAACGGCCTTTCTCCTGCGATGCTCGATCGCCTTCGCCTAGACGCTGGCCGCGTCGCCGCGATGGCGGACGGCGTCGCAATCGTCGCGACGCTCGCCGATCCGGTCGGCGAGGTGATCGACACCGCGACTCGCCCCAACGGCCTTGTCCTGTCGCGCGTACGCGTGCCGATCGGGGTGATCGGCATCATCTATGAGAGTCGCCCCAACGTCACCGCCGATGCAGCAGCTCTCTGCGTCATGTCGGGCAACGCCGTGATCCTGCGCGGTGGCTCAGAAGCCGTCGAAAGCAACGCCGCGATCCACCACGCCTTCTGCGCCGGCCTGGAAGCCGCCGGCGTCCCCGCCGCGGCGGTGCAGCGCATCGCCACAACCGATCGCGCCGCCGTCGGCGCGATGCTCGCCGCCGAAGGCGCGATCGACCTCATCATTCCGCGCGGCGGCAAGAGCCTCGTCGCGCGCGTCCAGGCCGAGGCGCGCGTGCCAGTCCTCGCGCATCTCGACGGCATCAATCATATCTTCGTCCACGCGTCTGCCGATCCGTCGATGGCCGAGGCGATCGTCGTTGACGCCAAGATGCGCCGCACAGGCGTGTGCGGCGCAATGGAAACGCTGCTGATTGACTCAAGCTATCCCGATCCCGCGCGGCTCATTGCAGCGCTAACCGCTGCCGGCTGCGAAGTCCGCGGCGACGATCGTGTCCGCGCCCTCGCAAGCGTCGGACCCGCCGCCGATGCCGACTGGGACACCGAATATCTCGAAGCGATCTGCGCCGTCGCCATCGTCGATGATCTCGACGCCGCGCTCGCGCACATCGCCCGCCACGGCTCGCGCCACACCGACGCGATCGTCACGACCGACGCGGGTGTCGCCGAACGCTTCCTCGCTGAAGTCGATTCGGCAATCGCCCTGTGGAACGCCTCCACGCAATTCGCCGACGGCAGCGAGTTCGGCCTCGGCGCCGAAATCGGCATCGCCACCGGCCGCCTCCACGCCCGCGGCCCGGTCGCGCTCGAGGGGCTCACGACCTACAAATGGATCGGTCGCGGCACTGGGCAGGTGAGGGGCTGA
- a CDS encoding RcnB family protein, whose amino-acid sequence MRTLLAATAMLSMAAATAAQAGDRVVVRGGNAGGWSRPSTPGGWNRPNPVRPGGWNRPTPGHPMPNHPVTLRPGGWGKPTAPHGGNWGKPGGWNNGGYNGGHVVNRPRWGGHIQGRWWGGSRAPGGWGAYQRPVRGWVLPSYWVTPNWYINDWAGYGLPQPTAGYNWTRYYDDAVLIDGRGSVYDTIGGVDWDQYDADGVDYIYYDQGYGQAQGYGQQSQAYNQGYDGYAYQGQGQGYGAPGAPYGYPRQDSGLGGAAVGAVVGGVAGAAIAGRGNRLGGALIGGGVGAITGYTIDKAEDRGRRVPPPPGYGAGYAPPLAHGYPPAIGTRAVAPPPMVHHNGGQVVTGGTTVVTSGGGYGAGGYYANGYYYPGASVTTVTVQSQPVVTTTTTEIWEDSVTYSRPAAKKVWKKKTWRPAPKCVCR is encoded by the coding sequence ATGCGAACCCTATTGGCGGCGACAGCGATGCTGTCGATGGCGGCAGCGACCGCGGCGCAGGCGGGCGACCGCGTGGTCGTGCGCGGTGGCAATGCAGGCGGCTGGAGCCGGCCGAGCACGCCGGGCGGCTGGAACCGCCCGAACCCGGTTCGACCCGGCGGCTGGAACCGCCCGACTCCCGGCCATCCTATGCCGAACCATCCGGTCACACTGCGTCCCGGCGGCTGGGGCAAGCCGACCGCGCCGCACGGCGGCAACTGGGGCAAGCCAGGCGGCTGGAACAACGGGGGGTATAACGGCGGCCATGTCGTCAACCGTCCACGCTGGGGCGGGCATATTCAGGGTCGCTGGTGGGGCGGTTCGCGCGCGCCGGGCGGTTGGGGCGCTTATCAGCGGCCGGTGCGCGGCTGGGTGCTGCCAAGCTACTGGGTCACGCCGAACTGGTACATCAACGACTGGGCGGGCTACGGCCTGCCGCAGCCGACCGCGGGTTATAACTGGACGCGGTATTACGACGATGCCGTGCTGATTGACGGTCGCGGCTCGGTCTACGATACGATCGGCGGCGTCGATTGGGATCAGTACGATGCCGACGGCGTGGATTACATTTATTACGACCAGGGCTACGGCCAGGCGCAGGGATACGGCCAGCAGAGCCAGGCCTATAACCAAGGCTACGACGGCTACGCTTATCAGGGCCAAGGGCAGGGCTATGGCGCGCCCGGTGCCCCGTATGGCTATCCACGACAGGACAGTGGCCTCGGCGGTGCAGCTGTCGGCGCAGTCGTCGGCGGGGTCGCGGGTGCGGCGATCGCGGGGCGCGGCAACCGCCTCGGCGGCGCGCTGATCGGCGGCGGTGTCGGTGCCATCACCGGCTATACGATCGACAAGGCCGAGGATCGCGGCCGCCGCGTTCCGCCGCCACCGGGCTATGGCGCCGGCTATGCGCCCCCACTAGCGCACGGCTACCCGCCCGCGATCGGCACTCGCGCCGTCGCGCCGCCTCCCATGGTCCACCACAATGGTGGTCAGGTCGTCACTGGCGGCACCACCGTCGTCACCAGCGGCGGCGGTTATGGCGCGGGCGGCTATTACGCCAACGGCTATTATTATCCCGGCGCTAGCGTCACCACTGTCACCGTCCAGAGCCAGCCCGTGGTGACCACCACAACGACCGAGATCTGGGAAGACAGCGTCACCTATTCGCGCCCCGCCGCGAAGAAGGTGTGGAAGAAGAAGACATGGCGCCCCGCACCCAAGTGCGTCTGCCGCTGA
- a CDS encoding CHAP domain-containing protein, which produces MNFKNLTARFALMASCALMTATEASAQFWQCAPYAREISGIQIRGNANTWWGQAAGRYDRGDTPKIGAVLSFQSTRRMRVGHVAMVSQIVSDREVLLTHANWSRRGGIERDVRAIDVSPAGDWSMVKVWYGPQGGLGTSSYPTNGFIYSDQAPSAPTLDRDLDETRLANITIATAAAVPMKGAVTIAN; this is translated from the coding sequence ATGAATTTCAAGAATTTGACAGCGCGTTTCGCGCTGATGGCATCGTGCGCCCTGATGACGGCCACCGAAGCAAGCGCACAATTCTGGCAGTGTGCGCCTTACGCCCGCGAGATCTCGGGCATCCAGATCCGCGGCAACGCGAATACTTGGTGGGGCCAGGCTGCCGGCCGTTACGACCGTGGCGATACGCCGAAGATCGGTGCGGTCCTATCGTTCCAGTCGACCCGCCGCATGCGCGTCGGCCACGTGGCGATGGTTAGCCAGATCGTCAGCGACCGCGAAGTGCTGCTTACCCACGCCAATTGGTCGCGCCGCGGCGGGATCGAACGTGACGTGCGCGCAATCGACGTCTCGCCGGCGGGCGACTGGAGCATGGTGAAGGTTTGGTACGGCCCCCAGGGCGGCCTCGGCACCTCGAGCTACCCGACCAACGGCTTCATTTATTCCGATCAGGCCCCCTCGGCCCCGACGCTCGATCGCGACCTCGACGAGACCCGCCTTGCCAACATCACCATCGCCACTGCCGCAGCCGTGCCGATGAAGGGCGCCGTCACGATAGCGAATTGA
- a CDS encoding GAF domain-containing protein gives MYQFDIAAPTADSDKAELYREIIIALDALTAGEPDPIANMANAAALLWQYLPDLNWAGFYRLVDGELVLGPFQGKPACIRIALGSGVCGAAAATRATQLVPDVHAFPGHIACDVASASELVVPIVADDRVIAVLDLDSPSTARFDAADAAGCEAIAALLAPRIA, from the coding sequence ATGTACCAGTTCGACATCGCCGCCCCCACCGCGGACTCCGACAAGGCCGAGCTCTACCGCGAGATCATCATCGCGCTCGACGCGCTGACCGCCGGCGAGCCCGACCCGATCGCCAACATGGCCAATGCCGCCGCCTTGCTATGGCAATATCTGCCCGATCTGAACTGGGCCGGCTTCTACCGCCTGGTCGATGGCGAGCTGGTGCTCGGACCGTTCCAGGGCAAGCCGGCCTGCATCCGCATCGCGCTCGGCAGCGGCGTGTGCGGCGCCGCCGCTGCGACCCGCGCGACGCAGCTGGTGCCCGACGTCCACGCCTTTCCCGGCCACATCGCCTGCGACGTCGCCAGCGCCTCCGAACTGGTCGTGCCGATCGTCGCCGACGACCGCGTGATCGCCGTCCTCGATCTCGACAGCCCCAGCACCGCCCGCTTCGACGCCGCCGACGCCGCCGGCTGCGAAGCCATCGCCGCGCTGTTGGCGCCGCGTATCGCGTGA
- the msrB gene encoding peptide-methionine (R)-S-oxide reductase MsrB, whose translation MTNLFDRRATLLGFGAGAITVALSACGASPADAASKRFAYQLTDAQWRAKLSPAAYAVLRQENTERPYTSPLNKEKRSGVFMCAGCALPLFSSRTKFESGTGWPSFWAPLGNAVATRTDTTLGIARTEVRCRRCGGHLGHVFDDGPKPTGKRYCMNGLSLAFRAA comes from the coding sequence ATGACCAATCTGTTCGATCGTCGCGCCACGCTCCTCGGCTTCGGTGCAGGGGCGATCACCGTTGCGCTGTCCGCGTGCGGTGCCTCGCCCGCCGATGCCGCGAGCAAGCGCTTCGCGTATCAACTGACCGATGCGCAGTGGCGCGCGAAACTGTCCCCGGCGGCGTATGCGGTGCTGCGGCAGGAGAATACCGAGCGGCCCTACACCAGCCCGCTCAACAAGGAGAAGCGCAGCGGCGTGTTCATGTGCGCGGGCTGCGCGCTTCCGCTGTTCTCGTCGAGAACCAAGTTCGAAAGCGGCACGGGCTGGCCGAGCTTCTGGGCGCCGCTCGGCAATGCCGTCGCGACGCGGACCGATACGACACTGGGGATCGCACGGACCGAGGTGCGTTGCCGGCGTTGCGGCGGGCATCTCGGGCATGTGTTTGACGATGGCCCGAAGCCGACCGGGAAGCGCTATTGCATGAATGGGCTGTCGCTGGCGTTTCGCGCGGCGTGA
- a CDS encoding SDR family oxidoreductase, with amino-acid sequence MSLSNLFSLEGKVALVTGGSRGIGKIIARGFIEQGAKVYISSRKAATCEETVAELGPNCVALPHDISTVEGCRALAAELGEREAHLDILVNNAGAAWGVPFEEFTEAGWDKVMDLNVKSPFFLTQALHGMLKTRASYDAPSKVINITSIDGLRLNPWDTYSYHASKAALIYLTKRMAARLIKDAIIVTSLAPGAFASEMNRAARDHGDAVAKGIPMRRIGNADDMAGAAIFLASRASDYVVGDTLVVDGGLVNASLGTSVGA; translated from the coding sequence ATGAGCCTGAGCAACCTCTTCAGCCTGGAAGGCAAAGTCGCGCTGGTCACCGGCGGCAGCCGCGGGATCGGCAAGATCATCGCGCGCGGTTTCATCGAACAGGGCGCGAAGGTCTATATTTCGTCGCGCAAAGCGGCAACGTGCGAGGAGACGGTGGCCGAGCTGGGGCCGAACTGCGTCGCGCTGCCGCATGATATCTCGACCGTCGAGGGATGCCGTGCGCTGGCGGCGGAGCTGGGCGAGCGCGAGGCGCATCTCGACATACTCGTCAACAATGCCGGCGCGGCGTGGGGCGTGCCGTTCGAAGAATTCACCGAGGCCGGCTGGGACAAGGTGATGGACCTGAACGTCAAGTCGCCGTTCTTCCTGACGCAGGCGCTGCACGGGATGCTCAAGACGCGCGCGAGCTATGACGCGCCGTCGAAGGTGATCAACATCACCTCGATCGACGGGCTGCGGCTGAACCCGTGGGATACGTACAGCTATCATGCGTCGAAGGCGGCGCTGATCTACCTGACGAAGCGGATGGCGGCGCGGCTGATCAAGGATGCGATCATCGTCACCAGCCTGGCCCCAGGCGCGTTCGCGAGCGAGATGAACCGCGCGGCGCGCGACCATGGCGACGCAGTGGCCAAGGGCATCCCCATGCGCCGGATCGGCAATGCCGACGACATGGCGGGCGCGGCGATCTTCCTTGCGAGCCGGGCGAGCGACTATGTCGTGGGCGATACGCTGGTGGTGGACGGTGGGCTGGTGAATGCCTCGCTGGGGACAAGCGTGGGCGCCTGA
- a CDS encoding SDR family NAD(P)-dependent oxidoreductase translates to MRFSNKRAVVTGGASGIGRATALRLAEEGAEVLIGDIDEAGGDEVASTSNGKIRFQRCDVMQADDIRALIEAADAAGGVDALFNNAGAGGAREKIDEISPEDWDRTQSLLLRSVALGIRYAAPLMAARGGGAIVNTSSVSALGTGYAPTAYSTAKAGVLHLSKLAAADLAKSNIRVNAVIPGFITTNIFTRHLDVPADKLDLANMAIAQAAAHAQPVKRAGRSEDIAAAVAFLLSDDAGFITGTHLLVDGGITIGTRQSWDPDIPGMFAALGAFQ, encoded by the coding sequence ATGCGCTTTTCGAACAAGCGTGCCGTGGTCACCGGTGGGGCTTCAGGCATTGGACGGGCGACGGCGCTGCGCCTCGCCGAGGAAGGCGCCGAGGTCTTGATCGGCGACATCGACGAGGCTGGCGGCGACGAGGTTGCGAGCACCTCGAACGGCAAGATCCGCTTCCAGCGCTGCGACGTCATGCAGGCCGACGATATCCGCGCGCTGATCGAGGCGGCGGATGCAGCAGGCGGGGTCGATGCGCTGTTCAACAATGCCGGCGCAGGCGGCGCGCGCGAAAAGATCGATGAGATCTCGCCGGAGGATTGGGATCGCACCCAGTCGCTGCTGCTCCGCTCGGTCGCGCTCGGCATCCGCTATGCCGCGCCGCTGATGGCGGCGCGCGGCGGCGGTGCGATCGTCAACACCTCGTCGGTTTCGGCGCTCGGCACCGGCTATGCGCCGACCGCTTATTCCACTGCCAAGGCTGGTGTGCTGCATCTGTCGAAGCTCGCTGCGGCGGATCTCGCCAAGAGCAACATCCGCGTCAACGCGGTGATCCCCGGCTTTATCACCACCAACATTTTTACCCGTCATCTCGACGTGCCCGCCGACAAGCTCGATCTCGCCAACATGGCAATCGCGCAGGCCGCGGCGCACGCCCAGCCGGTCAAGCGCGCCGGCCGCTCGGAGGATATCGCCGCGGCGGTCGCTTTCCTGCTCAGCGACGATGCCGGCTTCATTACTGGCACGCATTTGCTGGTCGATGGCGGCATTACGATCGGCACGCGGCAGAGCTGGGATCCCGATATCCCCGGTATGTTCGCCGCGCTGGGGGCGTTCCAGTGA
- a CDS encoding MFS transporter, which yields MSASIASGAAIGAPPPARRLRSGTMASYGFGAAAYGVKDSGFGTFLLLFYNQVIGVPAATVGFVIMLALVIDAFVDPTVGFLSDRTRTKWGRRHPWLYGSALPIMLGWVLLWNPPQSSQAATLGWLFVMAVLVRSAVSAYEVPSQAMAAELSADYDERTRIMATRYLFGWLGGLIMLIGAYWIFLSPTPEYPNGLLNPAGYKSFAIAGALFMGFAILTSALGTHREIPNLPNPVIEKQSLKKNFADLRETMNNRAFVILMIAGLFVYTNQGITYAISNYLYTYVWQFTTITVVGYTLPTFVPLSFSLFGGVLVAFVVAPKLGKTTSKPKAASVAAVLAIIIGTAPYWLRLAGVFPQVGEPAMLPLLFAFLAAGTAAGVTAHILGASMMADVVEDSEQRTGRRSEGVFFAGGFFIQKCTSGVGIFATGLILAVAGFPAKAVPGQVPVEVVDRLTIIYIVTATVLALIAAVAYRKFPFGRAEHTARLEALRMQALDSDRVDPVP from the coding sequence GTGAGTGCGTCGATCGCCAGCGGCGCCGCGATCGGCGCGCCGCCACCCGCCCGCCGGCTACGCTCGGGCACGATGGCGAGCTACGGCTTCGGCGCCGCCGCCTATGGCGTGAAGGATTCGGGCTTCGGCACCTTCCTGCTGCTTTTCTATAATCAGGTGATCGGCGTGCCCGCGGCCACCGTCGGCTTCGTCATCATGCTCGCGCTGGTGATCGACGCCTTCGTCGATCCGACCGTCGGCTTCCTCTCCGATCGCACCCGCACAAAATGGGGCCGCCGCCACCCGTGGCTCTACGGCTCCGCGCTGCCGATCATGCTCGGCTGGGTGCTGCTGTGGAACCCGCCGCAATCGTCGCAAGCGGCGACGCTCGGCTGGCTCTTCGTGATGGCGGTGCTCGTGCGCAGCGCGGTGAGCGCGTATGAAGTGCCAAGTCAGGCGATGGCGGCCGAACTCAGCGCCGATTATGACGAGCGCACGCGGATCATGGCCACTCGCTACCTGTTCGGCTGGCTCGGCGGGCTGATCATGCTGATCGGCGCTTACTGGATCTTCCTGTCGCCGACTCCCGAATACCCCAATGGCCTCCTCAACCCCGCCGGTTACAAGAGCTTCGCAATCGCCGGCGCATTGTTCATGGGTTTCGCGATCCTCACCTCCGCACTCGGCACGCACCGCGAAATCCCAAACCTGCCCAATCCAGTGATCGAGAAACAATCGCTGAAGAAGAATTTCGCGGACCTGCGCGAGACGATGAACAACCGCGCCTTCGTAATCCTGATGATCGCTGGCCTGTTTGTGTATACCAATCAGGGCATCACCTACGCGATCTCGAATTACCTCTACACCTATGTCTGGCAGTTCACGACGATCACGGTCGTTGGCTATACGCTGCCCACTTTCGTGCCGCTCAGCTTCTCGCTATTCGGCGGCGTGCTCGTCGCCTTCGTCGTCGCGCCCAAGCTTGGCAAGACGACCAGCAAGCCCAAGGCCGCCTCCGTCGCTGCGGTCCTCGCGATCATCATCGGCACTGCGCCTTATTGGCTACGGCTGGCGGGTGTGTTCCCGCAGGTCGGCGAGCCGGCGATGCTGCCACTACTCTTCGCCTTCCTCGCCGCCGGCACCGCAGCTGGCGTCACCGCGCACATTCTAGGCGCTTCGATGATGGCTGATGTCGTCGAGGATTCTGAGCAGCGCACTGGGCGCCGTTCGGAAGGCGTATTCTTCGCCGGCGGCTTCTTCATCCAGAAATGCACCAGCGGCGTCGGCATCTTCGCGACTGGCCTTATCCTCGCGGTTGCCGGCTTCCCGGCGAAGGCGGTGCCGGGGCAGGTGCCGGTCGAGGTCGTCGATCGCCTGACGATCATCTACATCGTCACTGCCACCGTTCTCGCGCTGATCGCCGCGGTCGCCTATCGCAAGTTCCCGTTTGGCCGTGCCGAACATACGGCGCGGTTGGAGGCGCTACGGATGCAAGCGCTCGATTCGGATCGCGTCGACCCCGTGCCATAA
- a CDS encoding RcnB family protein, with the protein MAALLAAASIIPGVAVAQDRGERGERTAARAERMQQRQAQQAPAGDAQQRSAQRVERMQQRQAQMQQAPAAMSQQRAERMQQRQAQQMQQAPSAVAQQRAERMQQRQVRQAQQSPAFAGQPRLRDERRDDRAAFTAERQRDRQALQAGQATRDVYRADRSRDVQAYRQDRTQDRRVQVQRDLNRSAAELNNQRWRDYDRNGPRANSVWSGGRNNVGVARGGGWNRDWRRDSRYDWNRFRVSNRSAFQLPRYYAPYGWNQGYQRFGIGAVLSASLFSQNYWIDDPWSYRLPDAGDDLRWVRYYNDAILVDVYTGETVDVIHDIFW; encoded by the coding sequence ATGGCCGCACTGTTGGCGGCGGCGTCGATCATCCCGGGTGTGGCAGTCGCACAGGATCGCGGCGAGCGCGGCGAGCGTACCGCGGCCCGCGCCGAACGCATGCAGCAGCGCCAGGCGCAGCAGGCCCCCGCGGGCGACGCACAGCAGCGCAGTGCGCAACGTGTCGAACGGATGCAGCAGCGCCAGGCGCAGATGCAGCAGGCACCGGCAGCCATGTCGCAGCAGCGTGCCGAGCGGATGCAGCAACGTCAGGCGCAACAGATGCAGCAGGCGCCGTCGGCTGTCGCGCAGCAGCGCGCCGAGCGGATGCAGCAGCGCCAAGTCCGGCAAGCCCAGCAGTCACCCGCCTTTGCCGGCCAACCAAGGCTGCGCGACGAGCGGCGAGACGACCGCGCGGCGTTCACCGCCGAGCGTCAGCGAGATCGCCAGGCGCTTCAGGCCGGTCAGGCAACCCGTGACGTGTATCGCGCCGATCGTTCGCGTGACGTTCAGGCCTATCGCCAGGATCGCACGCAAGACCGCCGCGTCCAGGTGCAGCGCGACCTGAACCGCAGCGCTGCCGAGCTGAACAATCAGCGCTGGCGGGATTATGATCGTAACGGTCCCCGGGCAAACAGCGTCTGGTCTGGCGGCCGCAACAATGTCGGCGTCGCGCGCGGTGGCGGCTGGAACCGTGATTGGCGCCGCGACTCGCGCTACGATTGGAACCGCTTCCGCGTCTCCAATCGTAGCGCCTTCCAGTTACCGCGCTATTATGCGCCGTATGGCTGGAACCAAGGCTATCAGCGCTTTGGCATCGGCGCGGTGCTGTCAGCCAGCCTGTTCTCGCAGAACTACTGGATCGATGATCCCTGGTCCTATCGCCTGCCAGACGCCGGCGATGACCTACGCTGGGTCCGTTACTACAACGATGCGATCCTGGTCGATGTCTACACCGGCGAAACCGTCGACGTGATCCACGATATCTTTTGGTAA